The Mycolicibacterium mucogenicum DSM 44124 genomic sequence TGGCCTTCTTGCCGTCGGCGGCCGGGTTGGGCCGCCACTCGTACCAGCCGTCCATCGGGATGAGGCAGCGCTTCGATTTCGCCGAACCCCGGAACGCCGGTGACGTGGTCAGTGTCTCGGCGCGTGCGTTGATCAGCAGCGGCCCCTTGGTGTCGGGCGCGCCGTCGGCCGTGGTCTTCACCCACGGCGGGATCAGGCCCCAGCGCATCGACCGGATCCGGCGGGTGGCCTCGTCGTCGGGTTCGGTATGCCGCCGCACCACGGTGCTGATGGTCGTGGTCGGCGCCACGTTGTAGTTGGCCTGGTCACCGCCGTCTTTGGCGGCCTCCGAGGCCTTGGCGGCGGTCTCGTCGAGCGCCTGGATTTTCTCGGCCAGGAGCGCCGGGTCGGTGGTGACTGCAAATCGCCCGCACATACCAGGCAGGATAGGGGCATGGAACTCTGGCCCGCACCGTCGGTGACCGGTCCGGTGCAGGCCACTGTCACCGTGCCGGGATCGAAGTCACAGACCAATCGGGCGCTGATCTTGGCGGCCCTCGCCACCCCCCAGGGCACCTCCACCGTCAGCGGCGCACTGCGCAGCCGCGATACCAACCTGATGATCGGCGCGCTGCAGGCCCTCGGCGTGACCATCACCGGCGAGGACACCGAGCTGACCGTGGGCGGCGCCGTCTCCCCTGCCGGCGACGTGCGTGTCGACTGCGGGCTGGCCGGCACCGTGCTGCGGTTCGTCCCGCCGGTGGCGGCCTTGGGTACCGAGGCCGTCGTCTTCGATGGCGACGAGCAGGCCAAGACCCGCCCCATCACGCCGCTGCTCGACGCGATGCGCGGCCTCGGTGTCGACATCGACGGCGACGGCATGCCGTTCACCGTGTCGGGCACCGGGTCGGTGGCCGGCGGCGAGGTCCGGATCGACGCGTCGTCGTCGTCGCAGTTCGTGTCCGGACTGTTGTTGTCGGGAGCCACTTTCCGTGACGGCCTGACGGTCATCCACACCGGTGCGACGGTGCCGTCGCAGCCGCACATCGAGATGACCATCACGATGCTGCGCGAGGCGGACGTCGAGGTCGACGACAGCGAGCCCAACCGCTGGCACGTGGCGCCCGGCCCGATCGCGGCGCGGCACTGGGCCATCGAACCCGACCTGTCGAACTCGGTGCCGTTCCTGGCTGCGGCCGCGGTGACGGGCGGCACGGTGCGGCTGGCCCACTGGCCGCAGCAGAGCGTCCAGCCGTCCGGTGACATCCTCGAGCTGCTGGGCAAGCTGAATACCGATGTCCGCGTGGTTGATTCGCATCTGGAGGTCCGGGGCGCGCAGAGCTACCCGGGCTTCGAGGCCGACCTGAAGGCCGTCGGCGAGCTCGCGCCGTCCATGGCCGCGCTCGCCGCGCTGGCCAGCCCGGGTTCGGTGTCGACGCTGTCGGGCATCGCGCACCTGCGTGGTCACGAGACCGACCGCCTGGCCGCACTGACCAACGAGATCAACGGGCTGGGCGGCCAGTGCCGCGAGACCGACGACGGTCTGGTCATCACGGCCGTGCCGCTGCACGAAGGCAAATGGCGGTCCTACGCCGACCACCGGATGGCCACCGCCGGCGCGATCATCGGCCTGCGGGTGCCAGGTGTCCAGGTGGAGGACATCGCCACCACGGCCAAGACGCTGCCCGACTTCCCCGGTATGTGGGCAGACCTGCTGGCCGGGAAATAGCTTGCGGGAGTACGACGAATCAGATGTCCGAGTGCGCTCGGGCAAGGGTTCGCGTCCCCGCACCAAGAACCGGCCGACCCACGCCGACGCCGAAGCGGCCATGGTCGTCACCGTCGACCGCGGCCGCTGGGGCTGTGCGCTGGACGGCAATCCGGACCACATCGTCACCGCGATGCGGGCCCGCGAACTGGGCCGCACCCCGATCGTCGTCGGCGACTCGGTGGGCATCGTCGGCGACCTGTCGGGCAAGCCCGACACCCTGGCCCGCATCGTCCGCCGCGACGAACGCCGAACCGTGTTGCGCCGCACCGCCGATGACACCGACCCCACCGAACGGGTGGTGGTCGCCAACGCCGACCAGTTGTTGATGGTCGTCGCCCTGGCCGATCCCCCACCGCGCGCCGGGCTGGTGCAGCGCGCCCTGATCGCCGCGTATGTCGGCGGGCTACGGCCGATCCTGTGCCTGACCAAGAACGATCTGGCACCGGCCGAACCCTTCGCCGCCGAGTTCGCCGGCCTGGACCTGACGATCATCACGGCCGGCCGCGACGATCCGCTCGACGCCGTCGCGCCGCTGCTCGAAGGCAAGGTCACCGTGCTGCTCGGCCATTCCGGCGTCGGCAAGTCGACGTTGGTGAATCGCCTTGTGCCCGAGGCAGACCGGGCCACCGGCGAGGTGTCGGGCGTCGGGAAGGGCAAGCACACCTCGACGCAGTCGGTGGCGCTGCCGCTCGACGACGGCTGGGTCGTCGACACTCCGGGCATCCGGTCCTTCGGTCTCGCGCACATCCAGCCCGACGACGTGCTGATGGCGTTCTCGGACCTCGCCGAGGCCATCGAGGACTGCCCCCGCGGCTGCGGGCACATGGGGCCACCGGCCGACCCGGAATGCGCGCTCGACACGCTCACCGGCCCGGCCGTCGACCGCGTCGAGGCGGCCCGTCGTCTTCTCGCGGTGCTGAACGAGCCGACGTACTAACGGGCCACCAGCATCGTGGCGCGGTAGTCCGGCAGCGCGATGGTGCCCGGCGTCTCGGGATACGGGTCCAGCGACCGCAATTCGACGGTGTACCCGCCGACCGTCTCGGTCAGGTGGGTCTGTCCCGGTGCGGGATTGGTGTTGAACTCCAGCGTCGTCGGCTGCCGGCCGTCGGGTGTGACGATGACCGCGATCCGGGCCGCGCCCGTCCAGACGCATGACACGCGCGTCGGGCACCGCGAATCATCAAGTACCCGATCGAATTTCAGCCGCAGCCCCGCGCCGTCGACCACCGCGTCCTGCCCACCGGCCAGGACGAACTCGTGGCCGAGTTGCGCGGTGGTGGTGTCGGGCCGAGCCTGCCCGGGCGAGCAGGCGATGGCGATCGCCACCCCCGGCACAACCAGGACACGCGAAAACCCCCAAAACCGTTTGGTTCTGGGGGTTTTCACCGAACTTGCTAGGCGGCGGCGCGCTTGGCCCGACGGCGACCACGCACGGTGGCGATGGCCGTCTTCAGACCGCGCTTGTTGCCGGTCGCCGGGTCGACGGCGCCGAAGCTCTCGTCGAGCTCGACGAACATCCGCTCGCTCCGGGTCTCCGGGGCATCGTCGACGGTGTCGATCAGATACTTGTCCGGCACCGACAGCTTGGCGATGGTGCGCCACGTCTTGCCGTACTGCACCAGGAAGTTCCCGGTGGTGTAGGGCAGGTCGTACTTCTCGCACAGCGCCCGAACGCGGATCGAGATCTCGTACAGCCGGTTGCTGGGCAGGTCCGGGTACAGGTGGTGCTCGATCTGGTGGCTCAGGTTGCCGCTCATGAAGCGCAGCACCGGACCCGAGTTGAAGTTGGCACTGCCCAGCATCTGGCGCAGGTACCACTCGCCCTTGGATTCGCCGACCATGTCGGTCTTGGTGAACTTCTCGGCGCCATCGGGGAAATGGCCGCAGAAGATCACCGCGTTGGCCCACACGTTGCGGATGACGTTGGCCAGGAAGTTGGCCTTCATCGTCGACTTGAACGTGGCACCCGGGGACAGGGATGTGAGCGCGGGGTACGCGACGTAGTCCTTGGTCAGCTGGTGCACGGCCTTGGTGCTGAACTCACGCACGCGAATCATGGTCGCCTTGCGGTCGTCACGGCCCTTGAAGATCTTGCCGAGCTCCAGGTGCTGCAGACCGACGCCCCACTCGAACAACAACGCCAGGACGGTGTTGAACCCGAGGTTGAAGAGGTGGTGCGGCTTCCACCTGATGTCACGCGTGACGCGCAGCAGGCCGTAGCCCACATCGTCGTCCATCCCGAGGATGTTCGTGTACTTGTGGTGCATGAAGTTGTGGGTGAACCGCCAGTGCTTGGAGACCCCGTTCATGTCCCACTCCCACGTCGAGGAGTGAATCTCGGGATCGTTCATCCAGTCCCACTGGCCGTGCATGACGTTGTGGCCGATCTCCATGTTCTCGACGATCTTGGCCACGCCCAGGGTGCTTGCCCCGGCCCACCAGTACGCCCGCTTCGAGCTGCGCAACAGCAGCAGGCGGCCGGCCACTTCGAGAGCACGTTGTGCCGCGATGGTGCGGCGGATGTACCGGGCGTCGCGGACGCCGCGGGATTCTTCGATGTCTTGCCGGATCGCGTCCAGCTCAACGCCCAGAGCCTCGATATCGGCTTCGGTCAGGTGCGCGAACTCAGGTACGTCAGTGACTGCCATATCGACCTCCTTCCAGTTACCTACGCTAGCGTAACCTACTCAACCGTAGGTTGCTAGACAGCAAATTCTATATTTCCCAGATCTGCGGTTTTGTTAAATATCCAGCACGCAGTCGCCGGCCGCAGCCGAAACGCACGTCTGCACCCGGCTTCCGGGTTCCCGTTCCTCTCCGGTCCGCAGATCCCGCGCGTGGCCCTCCAGCAAACCCACCACGCAGGACTGGCAGATACCCATCCGGCAGCCGAACGGCATCTGCACACCGGCCTGTTCGCCGGCCTCCATCAGCGATGTCGCCGCGTCGGCGACGACGGTCTTTCCGCTGCGCTCGAACGTCACCGAACCACCGGTGCCCTCGACCGCAGCCCGCGATGCCGCGAAGCGCTCCAGGTGCAGCCGCACCCCGAGTCCCGCTGCTTCGTATTCACGCTCGGCGTCGTGGAGCATGGCCTCCGGGCCACACGCCCACGCTTCGCGCGTCCGCCAGTCGGCGACTTCCTCGTCCAGCTTGGACAGGTCCAGGCGTCCCTCGGTCCGGGTGGCCCGCACGCGCAACTGGTAGCTCGGGTGATCCTTGGCCAGCTTCGCCAATTCGTCGGCGAAGATGACATCGGCCGCCGTCGGGGCCGAGTGCAGGTGGACGATGTCGGTGATCTGGTCCCGGCGCGCCAGGGTGCGCAGCATGGACATCACCGGGGTGATGCCCGACCCCGCGGTCAGGAACAGCACCTTGCCCGGCGCGGGGTCTGGCATGACGAACTCGCCCTGCGGCGCGGCCAGCCGCACGATGGTGCCGGGCGCCACGCCACCGACCAGGTGGGTGGACAGGAAGCCCTCGGGCATGGCTTTGACCGTGATGGTGATGGTGTGGTCACCGCGCGATTCCACAGGGCTCGAGGTCAGCGAGTACGAACGCCACCGCCAGCGGCCGTCGACCAGCAGGCCGATGCCGATGTACTGACCCGGGTGGTAATCGAAGGAGAAACCCCAACCCGGCTTGATCACCAGGGTTGCCGAATCCTCGGTTTCCCGCCGGACCTCGACGACCTTGCCGCGCAGTTCGCGCGCCGACCACAGCGGATTGACCAGTTTGAGGTAGTCGTCCGGCAGCAGCGGCGTCGTGATGCGCCCGACGAGGGTGCGCAGCGCGTGCCAGCCCGGCCGCTCCTTGGCGCCGGCAACCTTGGGCCGCACCGTGTCGACCACATTCGCCGAGACCTTGATGGTGTTCTTGGCCACGTTCACTCCCGCTCGGTTGGTCGTCCTAACCTACGGTACCGTAACCTACGCGCAAGTAGCTACCCCTGCAGGCCAGGCGCAAGGGCTACAGCAGCTCCAACAAAAACGGTAACTCCTGAGCGGCGTACCACGCCAGATCATGATCCTGAGCATCTCCGACAGTGAGCTCGGCGTCCTCGTCGCCGAGGTCGGCGGCGTCCACGACGGCCACCGCAGCAAGCACCGCCGGCTCGGCCGCCGAGTTGTCGACGTACGCCGCGATCACGTCGGCCAGCTTGACGGGCCCAGCCAGGCGCACCACCGCGTCGTCCAGATCGGGGCGCACCGTCACGTCGTCGGCCTCGGCCACCAGTACCGCGCGCCGCGGCGGCAATCCGGCTTCCTCGCCTGTCCCTTCGCCGACCCCCTCGCCGGCCAGCAGCCGCAGCGACGCCAGCGCCGCTTCCTGCAGCGCGATCTCGCCCAGCTCGTCCTCGTCGCCGTGCGCGTACGCCTCACGCAGGGTCGGCGTCACCGCGAACGCGGTACCGCTGCGGGCCGGCATCACCCCGTCTGCCACGAGTTGCGTGAGCATGGCCAGGGTCGCCGGAATGTAGACGCGCACCAGGGCACTCTAGAGGGATTTCTCGGGATCGCCCATCAGCTCGGCCACGTGATCTGGCACATAGGTGGTGAGTTCGCGCGACGGCCGGACGTACGTCCCCGTCACCACCGGACGCTCCGGCAGCTCGACCTTCGCGTGGTCGACCGCGGTGTACGGGATCGTCGACAACAGGTGCGCGATCATGTTCAGCCGCGCGTGCTTCTTCACGTCCGATTCGACGACGAACCATGGGCTCTGCGGGGTGTCGCAGTGGACCATCATCTGGTCCTTGGCCCGGGAGTAGTCCTCCCAGCGGTACACCGACTCGAGATCCATGGGCGAGAGCTTCCACTGCCGGACGGGGTCGTTCAGTCGGGACCGGAACCGCTTGAGCTGTTCCGCGTCGGACACCGAGAACCAGTACTTGCGCAGGATGATGCCGTCGTCGATGAGCATCTGTTCGAAGATCGGGGTCTGCCGCAGGAACAGTGCATGTTCCTGCGGGGTGCAGAACCCCATCACCGTCTCCACGCCGGCCCGGTTGTACCAGGACCGGTCGAACAGCACGATCTCGCCTTTGGCCGGCAGGTGCGCGATGTAGCGCTGGTAGTACCACTCACCCCGTTCCCGGTCGCTCGGCGCGGGCAGCGCCGCGACCCGGGCGATGCGCGGACTCAGGTATTCGGTGATGCGCTTGATGGTGCCGCCCTTGCCCGCGGCGTCGCGGCCCTCGAAGACGATGACGATGCGGGCGCCGGTGGCGCGTACCCACTCCTGCAGCTTCACCAGCTCGGTCTGCAGCCGGAAGATCTCGGCCTCGTAGACATCGTTGGGGATCTTGCGGATCCGCTTTTTCCCCGTCATCAGCGTGCCGCCTCCCGCAGCTCGTCGAGCGCTTCGCGCAGCAGGCCGGGAAACACGTCGACGTCACTCATGGCCTCACGGTCGGCGTTGATGCCGTAGTAGAGGCTGCCGTTGTACGACGTGATGCCGAGCGCCAGCACCTGATTGTTCAGCAGCGGCGGCACCGCGTAGGTGTCCAGCAACTTGGTGCCCGCGACGTACATCTGCTTCTGCGCGCCCGGCACGTTGGTGATCAACAGGTTGAACTGCCGCGCCGGGAAGCTCGT encodes the following:
- a CDS encoding SOS response-associated peptidase gives rise to the protein MCGRFAVTTDPALLAEKIQALDETAAKASEAAKDGGDQANYNVAPTTTISTVVRRHTEPDDEATRRIRSMRWGLIPPWVKTTADGAPDTKGPLLINARAETLTTSPAFRGSAKSKRCLIPMDGWYEWRPNPAADGKKATKTPFYMHAADDELLFMGGLWTTWRPAGAPKDSLPLVSCTIITTESVGPLADIHDRMPLTISAADWNRWLDPDAPIDEGLLRGHGDLDRIVTREVSKLVNSIRNNGPELIEPAKNEPEGTLF
- the aroA gene encoding 3-phosphoshikimate 1-carboxyvinyltransferase — encoded protein: MELWPAPSVTGPVQATVTVPGSKSQTNRALILAALATPQGTSTVSGALRSRDTNLMIGALQALGVTITGEDTELTVGGAVSPAGDVRVDCGLAGTVLRFVPPVAALGTEAVVFDGDEQAKTRPITPLLDAMRGLGVDIDGDGMPFTVSGTGSVAGGEVRIDASSSSQFVSGLLLSGATFRDGLTVIHTGATVPSQPHIEMTITMLREADVEVDDSEPNRWHVAPGPIAARHWAIEPDLSNSVPFLAAAAVTGGTVRLAHWPQQSVQPSGDILELLGKLNTDVRVVDSHLEVRGAQSYPGFEADLKAVGELAPSMAALAALASPGSVSTLSGIAHLRGHETDRLAALTNEINGLGGQCRETDDGLVITAVPLHEGKWRSYADHRMATAGAIIGLRVPGVQVEDIATTAKTLPDFPGMWADLLAGK
- the rsgA gene encoding ribosome small subunit-dependent GTPase A gives rise to the protein MREYDESDVRVRSGKGSRPRTKNRPTHADAEAAMVVTVDRGRWGCALDGNPDHIVTAMRARELGRTPIVVGDSVGIVGDLSGKPDTLARIVRRDERRTVLRRTADDTDPTERVVVANADQLLMVVALADPPPRAGLVQRALIAAYVGGLRPILCLTKNDLAPAEPFAAEFAGLDLTIITAGRDDPLDAVAPLLEGKVTVLLGHSGVGKSTLVNRLVPEADRATGEVSGVGKGKHTSTQSVALPLDDGWVVDTPGIRSFGLAHIQPDDVLMAFSDLAEAIEDCPRGCGHMGPPADPECALDTLTGPAVDRVEAARRLLAVLNEPTY
- a CDS encoding fatty acid desaturase family protein encodes the protein MAVTDVPEFAHLTEADIEALGVELDAIRQDIEESRGVRDARYIRRTIAAQRALEVAGRLLLLRSSKRAYWWAGASTLGVAKIVENMEIGHNVMHGQWDWMNDPEIHSSTWEWDMNGVSKHWRFTHNFMHHKYTNILGMDDDVGYGLLRVTRDIRWKPHHLFNLGFNTVLALLFEWGVGLQHLELGKIFKGRDDRKATMIRVREFSTKAVHQLTKDYVAYPALTSLSPGATFKSTMKANFLANVIRNVWANAVIFCGHFPDGAEKFTKTDMVGESKGEWYLRQMLGSANFNSGPVLRFMSGNLSHQIEHHLYPDLPSNRLYEISIRVRALCEKYDLPYTTGNFLVQYGKTWRTIAKLSVPDKYLIDTVDDAPETRSERMFVELDESFGAVDPATGNKRGLKTAIATVRGRRRAKRAAA
- a CDS encoding ferredoxin reductase — protein: MAKNTIKVSANVVDTVRPKVAGAKERPGWHALRTLVGRITTPLLPDDYLKLVNPLWSARELRGKVVEVRRETEDSATLVIKPGWGFSFDYHPGQYIGIGLLVDGRWRWRSYSLTSSPVESRGDHTITITVKAMPEGFLSTHLVGGVAPGTIVRLAAPQGEFVMPDPAPGKVLFLTAGSGITPVMSMLRTLARRDQITDIVHLHSAPTAADVIFADELAKLAKDHPSYQLRVRATRTEGRLDLSKLDEEVADWRTREAWACGPEAMLHDAEREYEAAGLGVRLHLERFAASRAAVEGTGGSVTFERSGKTVVADAATSLMEAGEQAGVQMPFGCRMGICQSCVVGLLEGHARDLRTGEEREPGSRVQTCVSAAAGDCVLDI
- a CDS encoding DUF6912 family protein encodes the protein MVRVYIPATLAMLTQLVADGVMPARSGTAFAVTPTLREAYAHGDEDELGEIALQEAALASLRLLAGEGVGEGTGEEAGLPPRRAVLVAEADDVTVRPDLDDAVVRLAGPVKLADVIAAYVDNSAAEPAVLAAVAVVDAADLGDEDAELTVGDAQDHDLAWYAAQELPFLLELL
- the ppk2 gene encoding polyphosphate kinase 2, which produces MTGKKRIRKIPNDVYEAEIFRLQTELVKLQEWVRATGARIVIVFEGRDAAGKGGTIKRITEYLSPRIARVAALPAPSDRERGEWYYQRYIAHLPAKGEIVLFDRSWYNRAGVETVMGFCTPQEHALFLRQTPIFEQMLIDDGIILRKYWFSVSDAEQLKRFRSRLNDPVRQWKLSPMDLESVYRWEDYSRAKDQMMVHCDTPQSPWFVVESDVKKHARLNMIAHLLSTIPYTAVDHAKVELPERPVVTGTYVRPSRELTTYVPDHVAELMGDPEKSL